The Anaerolineales bacterium region TGATGCCGGGAATCCCAGTTCGGATTTGGAGCGTACACAGTGGGACTCACCGGAATCAGGTTCATTCGCAATGATGTGAATCCTTCTCTTCCGACCGGTGGAAGACCTTGCTCCTTCCGGATCTGATTCAATGGCCTCGTTGTAGCGAGTTGCACGAATTCATCAATCAAGTGATACACGATCCTCTTCAACAGCGGACGTTCGGGATCGTTCCATGGGATCGCCCAAGGCATCAGCGTTACGCTCAGGTAAGGTAAATTCAAAAGATCAGCTTCATTCTTTCCCGCCGCGCTTTGGGCGGACGTCACCACCAGATCTACCTCCCTGCATAGATCGAGGATGTCGTGGTAGGAACGTTTCAAGATATCGAAGCTTAACCGCATTGCTCGGATCAAGGCGGCAATATGGTTTCTTGAACTCTCCCGAATCATTGCGGCCTCGCGAGCGAAATCGATGTTCGGTCCAATCGACCTGAAGCTTGTGCCATAAGATTCGACCAACGATCTCATGTGAGGGTGAGTTGCCAGAGTGACCTCGTGCCCGGCACGTGTCAGGCTCTGGGCCAGCGCGATAAACGGCTGCACGTCCCCACGAGAGCCAATGGTTGGTATTGCGACTTTCATTCACTATCCTTGAGTTGATCCAACATCTGCACCGCGATGCAGTCTGCCGGCTCTGAACTGCGTGTGTTTTTCCGGCGCCAGGATCCTGGTATTCATCCAGGGTTTACTGGTTGGGCGGCACACCCGATTCGTTATCCCGGGCACAGTGCCTCTATCCAACCGATTTGGTATGGTAAGAAACTTTGCGCCACCTACCCAACGACAGAGCACTTCCAAG contains the following coding sequences:
- a CDS encoding glycosyltransferase, producing MKVAIPTIGSRGDVQPFIALAQSLTRAGHEVTLATHPHMRSLVESYGTSFRSIGPNIDFAREAAMIRESSRNHIAALIRAMRLSFDILKRSYHDILDLCREVDLVVTSAQSAAGKNEADLLNLPYLSVTLMPWAIPWNDPERPLLKRIVYHLIDEFVQLATTRPLNQIRKEQGLPPVGREGFTSLRMNLIPVSPTVYAPNPNWDSRHHVTGYWYTEEVSGWRPPSDLLSFLDSGKPPVVISLGSMGYGESIMKETLRLFAGAIQQSGHRGILQGWETLNDQMDLPSTIFATGSLPHSWLFPRCAGVIHHGGYGTTAACLRAGRPALVIPHIADQFYWAKIVHDLGVGPKPVPQSKLTRADLVGSIDELINSDTMLQTATSLGNQIRSETGVQDAVNYIQAEFS